Below is a genomic region from Balneola sp. MJW-20.
CATTCCAGTAACTCCATACCAAAGCGAGCTTCCCGTCTTTTTTGAGGACCCGGTTAAATTCAGCTAAGCTTTTTGCAAAATTAAACCAGTGAAATGCCTGGAATGAACTTACAATATCCATACTTGAATCCGGCAGACCGGTTGTTTCAGCAGGCTGTATTTTAAATTCCACGCCCTGATGATCAGCTGCTGCTTCGGCCATTGCCTGATTTGGTTCCACGGCAGTAACCGTGCACCCTGCATCTGCCAGTAATCTTGAAGAGATTCCTGTTCCTGCACCGATATCAGCTGCTTTTATTGTTTTTGATCCAACGAATGGATTTACGATCTCATTGATCAGTTCTTGTGGATAGCCTGATCTGTATTTAGCGTAAGCTTCCGATTTCTCGGTGAATAGTTCTGTTGTTGACCCCATACCTATGTAATTGATTTGTTTCCCGTTGTACCCCAATAAGGAATTAACACAATTTTTATCAAAAAAACCCTCTAAAGATCGGTTTTTTTAAAAAAAAGGCCTCTTCAGTTTCCCGAAGAGGCCTCAAGATTTCTTAAAAGTTTATCAGCTAGGCTGATAATTTTGCTGCAGCCGACATGACAAAGTCCTTGATAGAAGCAAAAGCATCCAGGGTCTTTTCAATATGTTCGTCATTGTGTGCAGCGGTAGGAATAAGCCTGATCAATACCGTTCCTCTTGGTACTACAGGATAAGCTACTCCACTTACAAATACGCCATGATCTTCGCGTAGTTTTCGCATGATGTCCTGGCATAATTTGGTTGAACCCTGGGTCAGGACCGGGGTTACCGGACTTTCAGATGGTAGTACCGTATATCCGATATCTTTTAGACCTTCTCTTAGTTTGAGAGTGTTTTCCCATAACTTCTCTCTCCACTCAGGATGCTTACGGATCATCTTAAGACGTTCGCGAGCAGTTACTACCATAGGCAGCGGAAGAGATTTAGCAAAGATCTGGCTTCTTGCATTCGCTTTCAGGAATTCGATCACTCTTGGCTCGGAAGCAACAAAAGCTCCGATGAGCGCAACAGCTTTGGCGAAAGTACCGAAGTAAATGTCAACTCCATCCTGCACTCCCAGGTGTGTTCCGGCGCCGGAACCGTCATCAGCCAGGGTACCGAAACCGTGAGCATCATCAACCAGTAAACGGAATGGAACTTCCTTTTTGAGTTCAATGATCTCCTTCAGAATACCCAGGTCACCGGTCATTCCGAAAACACCCTCTGTTACTACGAGGATTGAAGAATTGTCTTTTTTCTTGCTGGCAGCTCTGAATAACTGCTTTTTGAAACTTTCAATATCATTATGCTTGAAAACGGATTTATCAGCCATCGAAAGCTGCTTTCCGTCTACAATACAGGCATGACTAAGCTCATCATAAATGAGAAAATCGTTACGATCTACCAGTGCATGTATCACACTCATGATACCCTGATAACCGTAATTTAAGAGCAGGGCGGAGGGCTTGTGCACAAATTCTGCAAGTTCCTCTTCCAGGAGTTCATGTTCGGTAGAATTACCGGTCATTAGACGCGCACCCATCGGGGCACTTAAACTGTATTTGTCAGTTGCAGCGGTGTCTACTTTTTTTATCTCAGGATTACTTCCCACACCGAGATAATCGTTAATACTCCAGACAACGACATCTTTTCCATTGAACTTCATTTCGGGACCCAATGGTCCTTCCAGTTTAGGAAAGGTATAGTATCCGTATCCTTCAGAGGTAAATGGTCCTAATGGACTTGGTCTGCCTTCAAGCTTATCAAATAAATCCATAAATATTATTTGGTGAACAAATGAGCTTTATCATTAAAAAAAAAGGCCGGTCCGGCCATGTTAAAATCGGTCAAAAGGTACGCAATTATAGGCTCATCTCAAAGAATCATCCCTGATCCGGATCTTTGCAAAAGAGGTCATTGAGCAGGTGTAGGCCCATGTAAGCGCTTTTTAAGAAGTTATAAAAGGATTAGAAAAGGGGGTTAGAAGATTCTTTTATCAACGAAAAAAGCTTACAAATGAAATGGACCTAATTATTTAGCTGCGGCCTGACCACAAAAAGACCACCTGAGATATCACTAAGGATGACCACGCCACTGTCGAAAAAGGGGTAATTACTCCAGGTGCCGTCAAAATCCTGTTCATTCGAATTAGGTTTAGTATCGAAAAAAGCCACCCTTTGCATATCAGCATTGGCCAGGTCTCTGAGTTCGTATATCTGAAGCCCGGACGTGTAATTTGTCTGGTAGACAAAATCTCCTCGGATGTAGAGATTATGATCGATCGAGTTGGTTGGCTGCTGGTAATATCCTGCAAATACAGGATTGTCCAGATCCGAAACATCCCAGACATAGGTTCTGGTTCTGCGTCCAAGATTAAGTTCATCCACCTCATCATTCATTAAAAAGTACCGCCGGTCTTCGGTGACCCAGCCCTGATGGGAGTATTGCATATCGACCGTGGTATTGAAAGAGATCGTTTTTGCATCAGATTTATCGGTGACATCTGCGATTACAATATTGCCTTCAGCAGAGTTAAAGCAGATCTCTTTTCCCTGATGATCCGGATCCGGGCCATCATATAGGATGCATTGTGCATCGTGGATATAACCGGGGGCAATATTCGGGGAGGATTGCGCATCAGTGGCCGCATCAGCATAACATCCGGCATAAACGGGGCTTTTAGGGTCTCGTATGTCTATGATATGTAGACCACTCAGGTCTCTGCTTCCGCATATATCAGCCTGAGTTACGCCGGCTGCATAAGCATATCCGCTTTGTTCATTGATAATGATATTATGTGCATTACTGAAGCGGTCGTAGAGAACATCTTCTGTAAAGTTCAGGAAAGCGCCATTGTATTGTCGCAGTCTGCTGAGGTCAAAAACCTGCATTCCGTGTGGTTGCGCGTCACTTACGATAAAAAGATGATCCTGATAAACCTTATGATCACGCCAGGTGGAACCCTGAGTGATCGATTTAGCATACTCTGTTGTACCTATGCCCAGATTACAGGCCGGATAATCGGAAACCGGCATTGCTTTAAACTTGGACCGAATATTTGATTCTCTCAGTTTGCCAATGACGACAGGGGTTTCCGGGTCAGAAATATCAACAAATGTAATTCCATCTGTTAATCCCACTAATGCATATTCTTTGCCATTCAAAGGATCAGTCCAGCCCCAGATATCGTTTAGAAAGGTTCCTCTCAGCTCCTGTGGGCTTAAAATACTGAGTAATTCTACATTCTGACAGGGGTACTGAATATCGTTCATGGTACAGTCAACAGCAGGATCAACCTGATCCGGATCGCCTTCAACTATATTAACATCAAGTTCTGAAGGTTCACAACCAAGCAGGAATAGGGGGATCAGGAAGATTGTGAACAATGTTTTTCGAAAAATCATGGAAGATGAGATAAGACTACAGTTGATATAGGTGAATAATATAATCAATTTTATATCTGAAGAGTTTCTGTCTAATGATATCACTATGGATGGAATTTGTTCCAAATAATGGTACACTTAACAAAAACCAAATTATAGTAGCATTACATGCTGATTCTAAGATATTTAGCGAAACTACTAAAAGCTCTTGCCTCGGAAGCATCACCTTCGCAGATCGCAGGAGGATTTATTCTTGGGATGATCATTGGTCTCACTCCCCTGTCATCATTCCATAACCTGATCGTATTGATCCTGATCCTGGTCTTACGAGTAAATATGGGTATGGCTATTCTGTCATTTATGGTATTCAGTGGTATCGCTTACCTGGCTGATAATCAGTTTCATCAGTTTGGTATCTGGCTTCTTGAATTAGAAAGTATGCAGAATACCTGGTCGGCTATGTACGAGGTGGAATGGATCGCTATGAGCAGATTTTATAATACCGTGGTTCTAGGAAGTCTGGTTACTTCACTGATTTTACTAACCCCCATGTTCTTTCTTATCAAGCTTGGAGTAGTTCAATACCGGGAAAAGATCCATGAAAGAGTGAAAAAGTGGAAGATCGTACGGGTAGTAAAAGGCTCCAAGTTCTATTCCATATATCAGACCGTAAACAGATTGAGAGGATAAGATGAGAAAAGGCGGAGTAATAGCGGTTTTGATTACTGCAACACTGATCTTTGCAATCAGTTTTATTTCGATTGACGAATGGCTGGAATCAAATATTGAATTTCAGGCCAGTGTGGCAAATAAAGCCAAAGTGGAGATCGATGGATTAAATTTTAGTCCTCTGGGGCTTAGTCTGAGCTGGGACCGGCTTCAGGTTGCAAATCCGAAGAGTCCGATGGAAAACACCTTCGAAACAGGAAAAGTAGATTTTAATATGGAGTTCTGGCCTCTTCTGTGGTCTAAAACAGTGATCGAGAATGTTGAGTTATCGGGTTTTCAGGTCGAAACAGAAAGAGAGACGGACGGAAGTTTTGAGGTTCCCGAGGGATTCGAGGAAGAGTCTCCGGCTTCAGCATTTATCGCTTCAATTGTAAATCAGGTTAGTACAGAAGCAGGGCGAAATGCAAATGCAAGGATCTCTGGTATACGGAGTGACCTGAATGTAGACAGCCTGATGGCCACCCTTGATCTTAGGACGCCCGACAGAATAGATTCGCTAAGGAATGGCTTGCGAAATAATTATGATGAGTGGGATTCCACTTTTACTAACCTGAATATTGACCGTCAGATCAACGAGATACAGGGTACCATCGAGAAGATCAAGGTGGATGAAATCAAGGATCCAAAAAAAGCAATTGAAGCGATCAATAATATCAAAAAACTCAGAGGGCAGGTTGATTCTCTGAAGAACAGGGCACAAACGATCCGGACCGATTTTCAGGAAGACCTCAATTCCTCAAAATACAGTGTGGGACAGGTCGACAACTGGATCAGTCAGGATTACAAAAGAGCAATGAGCCTTGCGAAACTGCCCGATCTCAGTGCTCAGAATATTGGCAAATTATTGTTTGGAGAGAACCTGCTGGGAGACTATGCCAGCTACCTGATATACATTGCCATGGCACGTGAATACAGTAACCGTTTAGCCGATGACGGTACCGATAAGATCGAAAGATATGAGGGCATCAATTATGAGTTTTCTGATAAATATGACTGGCCGGATCTGTGGATCAAAAAAGTCAGTCTCAGTGGACGCACCAAAAATGAGATTTCTCTTGAAGGGGTCGTGACCCACATCAGTAGTGATCAGCTAAAGAGCGGATTTCCAACGGTAGTTAATATAGGCGGAGCTGGCCGGGCCGGAGACAGTCTGAGCATTAAAGGAGAATTAAATTACCTGGAAGAAAAGCCCAGAGAAACCTTTCAGGCTGTTTATAACGGTTTTCAGTTAAAAGACACCCGAATATCACCCTCTGAACTGCTTCCCTACAAGCTGAACTCAGGGGAAGGTACTATCCAGATTGATCTGGATGTAATCGGCAGAAGAATTGATTCGGAGATCGAATACCGGGCCAGTAACATCAATTTTAATTTTGGCGAGAATCCGGGAGGCGGAAGAATTCAGCAGCTGATCCGGTCTGCTATTAGCGGTACTGATAATATAAATGCCACGGCACTGATTGATAATGTGGACGGACCCCTTCGTATAAGATTGAGATCAAACCTGGATGATCTTTTTGTTAAAGCTCTCAGAGAAACAGTCAGTAAAGAAGTAGCTGATGCAAGACAGAAGATAGAGTCAGAAGTAGCATCAAGGGTTGATGGCAAGAAGGAAGAACTGCTCGCCCTGAAGGATCAGAAAGAAACGGAGCTGAGGGAAAAAGCCTCTGTGATTCAGCAGAAAGTAGATGAACAGGTCAAGGCTCTGGAAAAAAAGAGAGAAGAACTCGAAAAGAAGAAGAAAGAACTGGAAGACAGTCTGAAAAATAAGATCAAAGGCAAAATAGGAGTCGATTTCTGATTCAAATGACCTTTATAGATCAGGTAGCTTGTTGCGGGATATTTATCTGACTCTGAAATAGGTCTCATCAATATAGCACCAGCCCCATTCTTCGCCGGGTTCAATCGAGCGGATTAGCATGTGACCGCTTTCCTCATAGTGTTTCCGGGCGTGTTGGTTTACTGAAGAATCACAACACCCCACCATACCGCATGTCAGACACATGCGAAGATGAACCCATTCGTCACCCTGCTCCACACACTCGGGACAAACGGTAGTATCTGTTGATTTGATCAGGATCTGGTCTTTATGTAAACAGGCCATATTAAACGATCTCCTCTTTTATAGCTTTTTTGATGTCAGGAGCATCAAGTTCTCCTTTATATCTTTCACCGTTAATGAAGAAAGCCGGGGTCTCTTTTACTCCGCTGTTTAGCCCTCCACGAATATCATCGCGTACTTTACTTCTTACTTTGTCACTGTCAATATCTTTCTGAAGCCTGTTCATATCCAGGTCAAGTCTTTTAGCCAGATCCATGATAAGATCTGAACGAAGATTGTCATTATGATCGAAGAGAAGGTTATGCATTTCCCAGAACTTCTGCTGATTGGCAGCACTCTCAGCAACCCAGGCACTTAATTCAGCATGTGTATGGAGTTTCTTCAGCGGGAAGTGCCGGAATATAAAAGAGACAGCTATCTGATCATCTTTCAGGATCTTTTTAATAAACCGGTGTCCCAGTCTGCTGTAAGGGCATTCATAATCACCATATTGTACAATGGTGACAGGGGCATTTTTTGTCCCGGTTTGGTGGTCGTTTTCAGTATATGGTTGCTTCAGATCAGACATATTATTCGATTATAAGATTGAAAGAGGATGAATTCTCAATTTCATCCATACTAAGTTCGGCTAGTTTTTTTCCGGCCTGAGCCATAGGCAGACAAACAGAAGTTGCCCCGGCCTCCTGAAGTGCTTTATACTCATCACTGCGCATGGTCAGGGCTACGATACTGCCTTTATACCCGTATTTTCTCATCAGGGTTGTTGCCTCCACCTTTGTACCCTCATTTGCAATAGCCAGAATGACTGATCGGACACCGCTCAGATCAAGATTTTCCCATAATTCAGGATCCTGCGCATCTCCATACACTACTCTGCGCTTTTCTTTCAGATTAGCTTCTATCTTGGCAGGGTCAACTTCCATGCCGGTCACTTTCTTCTCCTTGAATTTCAAACTTTCATAGGCTGAGGTGCCGGCTTGTCCCATTCCGACCACCAGGTACTCCGCTCCTCCCAAAGAGACCACCTGCTGCCCTGGATGTTTGGTGTTTCTTTCCAGTGGTACAAGTTTATGTTCAAGTCTTGCCCATATCGAATTGGAATTCGCTGTAAGCGGTGCATTGATCACATATGAGGCAGCCGTAATTAGTGCCAGTCCGGTTACAATATCTGTGGAAATAAAGCCTCCGGCAGCAGCAACCCCGCCGGCTATAAGAGTAAATTCACTGTATGAGCTGAGTGTGGCAGTAACCATGAAGGAGTTTCTGGATCTCAGTTTAAAAAAGATGAGCAGGAAGAAAAACAAGACTGATTTCAGCGGAAGTAATGCAAGAACCAGCAGGGCAAAGTTTATGACCTCCCCACCCGGTAGTCCGTTGAGACCCACTTCGAAGAAGAAGCCGATCAGAAAGGCTTCTTTAATGCCCCATAGTTTTTCAGAAAGCTCATCCGCAGTTCTGTGCCCTGATAATAATGCTCCGGCTGCCAGCGCCCCCAACTCAGATGACAGTCCCATTACTTCGAACAAAGCGCCGCCGCCAATTGCTAACAGGAGGCCGGACAGTAGTTGCAGTTCAGAATGTCCGCTGGCTACTACTATTCGGATCAGTAAGGGTCTCAGGAAAGGAAGACCAAGCAACAGGAGGGACCAGACTGAAGGCGAGCCCCCTCCGGTGAGCGCTAGAACCACAATGGCGACGATATCCTGAAGGATCAGTATGCCTATTGAAACTCTTGCATGAAAAGCTCCCAGTTCTCCTCGTGCTTCAAGCGCTTTGGCTGCAAGAACTGTACTGGAGAAACCCAACAAAGTACCGATGATCAGTGAGGGTATGACTTCGTATCCGAAAGCATAAGCCACTCCTGCAAATACCGCCCCGGATATAAGTAAGTGGATACCACCGGCTCCGATGACTTCCAGACGCAGAATACTCTTGAACCTGAGGTGAAGTCCGACGGTAAATAATAAGAAAAGTACACCGAGATGACCTATTTCATGTAAGGAATCGGTGGGCGTAATCCCAAAAAAGGACAGAATAATACCAGCCAGCAGATAGCCTACCAAGGGGGGGAGTTTCAGACGGGAAACTCCAAGGCCAAAAATATAGGCCATCAGAAGCCAGAGTATTTCCATAATGATCCGATTTCAAAATAAAGGTAAACCGGTGGATGATCTATTTATTTACTACACCGGATACGATCTCCTGAATATGCTTAATCTCATCATGGTTGACAAGGTGACCCATTCCGGGATAGATCTTTTTACTTACTTTCGCATTGAGTTTTGAAAATACTTCTGCAGTGGCATGAACTCTTTCAACAGGTATATGGGGATCTATATCACTGCAGCCCATGAATACCGGTGTACCTTCCAGGTCTCCGGAGTAGACAGAGGGATTCACGGAATCTCCAATGAGGCCCCCGCTCAACACAATCAGCCCGGCATATCTTCCAGGATGACGGGCTACGAATTCAGATGCCAGACATGCTCCCTGAGAGAAGCCTAGTATGAAAATCTGTTCACTGCTGAAGCCTTTTTCCTTTAGCATTTCTCTAATATCATAGATCGCCTGAAGTCCTGAACTGATGCCTGGTTCATTTCTCTCAGTAGGCTGAAGAAATGAATAAGGGTACCAGGTGCTGCCGCTTGCCTGAGGAGCAGTATAGTAAATGCTCTCCGGTTCTATTTCGTCTGCAAGAGTAAGTATACTGGGGGCGCTGGCTCCGCGTCCATGCACCATAATGAATGCGGCCTTTGCATCAGAGGGATCATTTCTTTCGGCGATTCTCTGGCCCTGATGCGGGCCGCTAAACGGATTTTCTTTGTCAGCTTTAAATAAACTCATGAAAAATAATTTTTGGAATGATTAAGTAGAGCGGATGGATCAACTGCTGATATTTATTTCAGGTAGTATCGATTCGATCTGTGATCTTTTAGACTCCAGCCATGGCGGCAGGATCAGTTTTTCGCCCAGCATTTCGAACTCCTCATCAACGGTGTACCCGGGATCATCTGAAGCCATTTCAAATAACACACCTCCCGGCTCCCGATAGTAAACAGATCGGAACCAGTGGCGGTCTATGATCTGCGTAGGATGGAGGCCGAAGCCGCCAATGGTCTTACGCATCTCATCCAGCTCCTCCCTGTTTTCAGCCCTGAATGCCACATGGTGTATAATACCCCGCCCGTTCTTTCCTCTTTTTTCCTCACTGATCTCAATGATCACTGAGTGACCCACCGGTGCGTCCGTCTGGTAGAGATATTGGTTACCCTGTTCCTCTTTTAGTTCAAATTCGAAGAGTTCTTTCAGGATGAATTCTGTACCCTGTTTTTCCGTAAGGTTCAAACGGGTACCCCAGAATCCCTGAATACAAACTTCAGCAGGGATTACATATTCCACGTTATCTACTTTTTCCTTAGCCGATCCCTCAAAGACCAGGTCCAGCTCCAGACCATCAGGATCCTGAAAACGATAGGCATTGCGGCCGAATATGGTGATCTCTTCAAACGGAATCTCGTATTTTTTAAGGCGTTCATTCCAGAATGAAGCAGATTTTTCAGGTACCTGTAATCCTACATTGACTGCCTCACCTGTACCCGGCTCACCTTTAACAGCATTCGGCCAGGGGAAAAAGGTCAGGCTGGATCCGGGGTTTGCGGAATGATTTCCGTAAAACAGATGATAGGTTCCGGGATCATCCTGGTTGACACTCTTTTTAACTAATCGCATACCCAGTACCTGCGTGTAGAAGTCTACATTTCTTAGGGCGTCTCCGGCCAGAACGGTGATGTGATGTATACCTTTATGATGTTGCATGATCGTAATTTCTTTTAATTTCACTGACAGAACCCTTCCGAAGCTATGATAGTTCATTTGTTTAACATTAAACTAAATATAGTCAGAGGTTCCATCAAAAGCACAAATGTTAGTGTAATTTTGTGGTTGGGGATATCAGTCTATAGTCCTTATCATCAAATGGTCAGTAATCGGAATAAAACTGAAAATTGTGGAACTGAATATTTACGGCTGGATCATATTAATAGCACTATTGCTGGAATTCAGCCTTAGTGTGATCTCTGATCTTTATAACCTGAGCGCACTTAAGAAGGAATTGCCTGCTGAATTTGAAGGAGTCTATGACGAGGAGCGTTATGCACGATCTCAGGAGTATACCCGGGTTAAAACCAGGTTTGGTTTTATAACCGGAACTTTTGACCTGCTTCTACTGCTGATTTTTTGGTTCATGGGGGGCTTTAATATGTTGGATCAGTGGCTAAGTACCTTTGGTTTTGATCCATTGGTCACCGGATTAGCCTTTATCGGCACTCTGATCATCGCTAAGACCATTATTTCTCTTCCGTTTAGTATCTATTCTACTTTTGTGATCGAAGAACGATTTGGTTTCAATAAGACTACCCCGGGTACTTTCGTGGCCGATCTTTTTAAAGGACTTGCTCTGAGTCTGATCATCGGAGTTCCGCTTCTCGCCGGTATACTTTGGTTCTTTATGTATGCTGGTGAACTTGCCTGGCTTTATGCATGGGGTGCGGTCACTTTATTTACTTTGATTATGCAGTATGTGGCACCCACCTGGATCATGCCGCTATTTAATAAGTTTACACCGTTGGAGGAAGGGGAACTAAGAGAGGCGATCGAATCATATACTGATAAAGTAAACTTCCCTCTGGCCGGCCTTTTTGTGATGGACGGATCCAAACGCTCCAGTAAATCCAATGCATTTTTTACCGGTTTCGGGAAGAATAAGAGGATCGCTCTTTTTGACACCCTGATTGAGAATCACACCACCTCAGAACTGGTGGCGGTGCTGGCACATGAGATAGGGCACTACAAGAAAAAGCATATCATCAAGAATATGGTCATAAGTATTATTCATACTGGTGTGCTGTTCTTCCTGCTCTCCTTATTTCTGGATTTTAAACCGCTGTTTGATGCTTTCTACATGGAAGAGATCTCTGTATATGCAGGATTGATCTTTTTTGGTCTGCTTTATACTCCCGTGGAAATGATACTTTCGGTAGTGATGCAGATATTCAGTCGTAAGCACGAGTTTGAGGCAGATGAGTTCGCCGCAAGGACAACAAAGAGCAAAGAGGATATGATATCAACCCTTAAAAAGTTATCGAAGGATAATTTATCTAATCTGACTCCACATCCTCTTTATGTTTTCCTGAATTATTCCCATCCTCCGGTCATACAACGTATCCGGGCAATCCGATCCATAAATATATGAACAAGAAAAAGAATCTAGAGACCATAGCCATACATGCAGGCATGGAACATGGTGGAGATAATGCGTCTATCGTTCCGCCTTTAGAGTCCTCTACCATTTATGAGCATTCAGTTCAGGGCAGTAGAGAAGGAGACCTGAAATATACCAGAATGCAAAACCCCAATCGCCGTCAGCTGGAATCGGTTCTGGCTCAGCTGGAGAACGGAGAAGCAGCAGCAGCTTTTTCATCCGGAGTAGCCGCAATAACCTCCGTGTTACAGTCGCTGGGAAGGGGCAGTGAGGTTCTGCTGCCGGAAGACGTATATCACGGTACCAGGGTCCTTATCCATGAATTTGCGGATAGCTGGGGCCTTGATGCAAAATTTATTGATCAGACAGATCCGGAAATTATTCAGGATGCGATCACGGACCGTACCCGACTGATCATGGTGGAGACCCCCTCTAATCCACAGATGAGGATCACCAGTATTAAAGAGACCGTCAGGATCGCACACGCTAATGATGTACTCGTAGCGGTAGATAATACCTGGCCTACTCCATACAATATGAAACCTCTGGAGATGGGAGCTGACCTGGTTATACAGTCCACCACGAAATATCTGGGCGGGCATAGCGATATTCTCGGTGGTGCCGTAATTGCAAGAAAAGAGGCAGGGATATTCAGCAGGATCAGGGATATCCAGACAAAACAGGGAGCAGTACCATCACCACGAGACTGCTGGTTGTTATGCAGAAGTATACGCTCTTTTCCCTACCGAATGAGAGGGCATAATGAGAACGCCGTAAAGGTGGCTTCATTTCTGGATGACCATATAAAAATAGAGAAGGTTTATTTCCCGGGTTTGAAAGCTCATCCCGGACATAATATTGCGAAGGAAGAGATGTCCGGATTCGGGGGTATGATCTCCTTTTTGATTAGAGGAGGAAAAGAGGAAGCACTAAAAGCGGTAGCAGGC
It encodes:
- a CDS encoding VOC family protein, whose amino-acid sequence is MQHHKGIHHITVLAGDALRNVDFYTQVLGMRLVKKSVNQDDPGTYHLFYGNHSANPGSSLTFFPWPNAVKGEPGTGEAVNVGLQVPEKSASFWNERLKKYEIPFEEITIFGRNAYRFQDPDGLELDLVFEGSAKEKVDNVEYVIPAEVCIQGFWGTRLNLTEKQGTEFILKELFEFELKEEQGNQYLYQTDAPVGHSVIIEISEEKRGKNGRGIIHHVAFRAENREELDEMRKTIGGFGLHPTQIIDRHWFRSVYYREPGGVLFEMASDDPGYTVDEEFEMLGEKLILPPWLESKRSQIESILPEINISS
- a CDS encoding M48 family metallopeptidase is translated as MNIYGWIILIALLLEFSLSVISDLYNLSALKKELPAEFEGVYDEERYARSQEYTRVKTRFGFITGTFDLLLLLIFWFMGGFNMLDQWLSTFGFDPLVTGLAFIGTLIIAKTIISLPFSIYSTFVIEERFGFNKTTPGTFVADLFKGLALSLIIGVPLLAGILWFFMYAGELAWLYAWGAVTLFTLIMQYVAPTWIMPLFNKFTPLEEGELREAIESYTDKVNFPLAGLFVMDGSKRSSKSNAFFTGFGKNKRIALFDTLIENHTTSELVAVLAHEIGHYKKKHIIKNMVISIIHTGVLFFLLSLFLDFKPLFDAFYMEEISVYAGLIFFGLLYTPVEMILSVVMQIFSRKHEFEADEFAARTTKSKEDMISTLKKLSKDNLSNLTPHPLYVFLNYSHPPVIQRIRAIRSINI
- a CDS encoding PLP-dependent aspartate aminotransferase family protein; amino-acid sequence: MNKKKNLETIAIHAGMEHGGDNASIVPPLESSTIYEHSVQGSREGDLKYTRMQNPNRRQLESVLAQLENGEAAAAFSSGVAAITSVLQSLGRGSEVLLPEDVYHGTRVLIHEFADSWGLDAKFIDQTDPEIIQDAITDRTRLIMVETPSNPQMRITSIKETVRIAHANDVLVAVDNTWPTPYNMKPLEMGADLVIQSTTKYLGGHSDILGGAVIARKEAGIFSRIRDIQTKQGAVPSPRDCWLLCRSIRSFPYRMRGHNENAVKVASFLDDHIKIEKVYFPGLKAHPGHNIAKEEMSGFGGMISFLIRGGKEEALKAVAGTKLVRRATSLGGIESTWEHRRSSEGEGSPTPENLIRMSVGLEHPDDIIDDLKQALDQ